Proteins from a single region of Gasterosteus aculeatus chromosome Y, fGasAcu3.hap1.1, whole genome shotgun sequence:
- the LOC120812344 gene encoding troponin I, fast skeletal muscle-like: protein MSEKKMNSSRRHHLKSLILQIAQKWLDQEKAEDLAAKEAYMAEKCPSPPMSGDQNTLMEYCKKLHAIIDKIDEERYDIASKVQKADKEIEDLNIKVVDLRGVKKPALKKVRMSADTMLKALLGSKHTVNMDLRANLKQVKKEVKEEPTEAAGDWRKNIEDKADRKKMFETS from the exons ATGTCTGA GAAGAAGATGAATTCGAGCCGCAGGCATCACCTGAAG AGTCTGATCCTGCAGATCGCTCAGAAGTGGCTGGATCAGGAGAAGGCTGAAGACTTGGCGGCCAAAGAGGCCTACATGGCCGAAAAATGCCCCTCTCCCCCAATGAGTGGAGACCAGAACACCCTGATG GAATACTGCAAGAAGCTTCACGCCATCATCGATAAGATTGACGAGGAACGGTATGACATTGCGTCCAAAGTGCAGAAAGCAGACAAAGAG ATCGAGGACCTGAACATCAAGGTGGTGGACCTGAGGGGGGTGAAGAAGCCAGCCCTGAAGAAGGTGCGCATGTCAGCTGACACCATGCTGAAGGCCCTGCTGGGCTCCAAGCACACGGTCAACATGGACCTGAGGGCCAACTTGAAGCAGGTCAAGAAAGAGGTCAAGGAGGAG ccgaCAGAAGCCGCCGGTGACTGGAGGAAGAACATCGAGGACAAGGCTGACAGGAAGAAGATGTTCGAGACCTCCTAG